A genomic stretch from Achromobacter spanius includes:
- the nusA gene encoding transcription termination factor NusA gives MSREILLLVDALAREKNVTRDVVFGALESALASAMKKRFKDDADIRVAIDRETGDHEGFRRWLVVPDEAGLQEPDKQEMLSDAQEIVPDIQEGEYIEEPLEPIEFGRIGAQAAKQAILQKIRDAEREQVLNDFLDRGETIVSGTIKRMDKGDAIVETGKIEARLPRSEMIPKENLRVADRVRAFVLRVDHAARGQQVILSRTSPEFIRQLFENEVPEIEQGLLEIKAAARDAGVRAKIAVVAYDKRIDPIGTCVGMRGSRVTAVRNELGGEQVDIVLWSEDPAQFVIGALAPANVESIVVDEDKHAMDVVVDEENLPKAIGAKGQNVRLASELTGWQINIMTPEESLNRQEVERSGLRTTFMSKLDVDEEVADILIDEGFTGIEEIAYVPMQELLEIEAFDEDTINELRARARNALLTEAIAQEERLETAQDLLELEGMTQDLAAKLAERQVHTRDDLAELATDELAEIAGLTEQEASDLIMRARAHWFDEE, from the coding sequence ATGAGTCGCGAAATTCTTCTGTTGGTCGATGCCTTGGCGCGTGAAAAGAACGTCACGCGCGACGTCGTGTTCGGTGCGCTGGAAAGCGCGCTGGCCTCGGCCATGAAAAAGCGCTTCAAGGATGATGCGGACATTCGTGTCGCCATCGATAGGGAAACCGGCGATCACGAGGGCTTTCGCCGCTGGCTGGTAGTGCCCGACGAAGCGGGCCTGCAAGAGCCCGACAAGCAGGAAATGCTGTCGGATGCGCAAGAAATCGTTCCTGATATCCAGGAAGGCGAATACATCGAAGAGCCGCTTGAGCCCATCGAATTCGGCCGTATCGGCGCGCAGGCGGCCAAGCAGGCCATCCTGCAAAAGATCCGCGACGCGGAACGCGAACAGGTACTGAACGACTTCCTGGACCGTGGTGAAACCATTGTGTCCGGCACGATCAAGCGCATGGACAAGGGCGATGCCATCGTCGAAACGGGCAAGATCGAAGCGCGTCTGCCGCGTTCCGAAATGATCCCGAAAGAAAACCTCCGGGTTGCCGACCGCGTCCGCGCCTTCGTGTTGCGTGTTGACCACGCCGCGCGTGGCCAGCAAGTGATCCTGTCGCGCACCTCGCCCGAGTTCATTCGCCAGTTGTTCGAGAATGAAGTTCCGGAAATCGAACAAGGCCTGCTCGAGATCAAGGCCGCCGCTCGCGATGCGGGTGTGCGTGCGAAGATCGCCGTGGTGGCTTACGATAAGCGTATCGATCCGATCGGCACGTGTGTGGGCATGCGCGGTTCGCGCGTCACCGCGGTGCGCAACGAACTCGGCGGCGAACAGGTCGACATCGTGTTGTGGTCGGAAGACCCCGCGCAGTTTGTCATTGGCGCCTTGGCGCCGGCCAACGTCGAATCGATCGTCGTTGACGAAGACAAGCATGCGATGGACGTCGTCGTCGACGAGGAAAACCTGCCCAAGGCCATTGGCGCCAAGGGTCAGAACGTGCGCCTGGCGTCCGAACTGACTGGCTGGCAGATCAACATCATGACGCCGGAAGAAAGCCTGAACCGCCAGGAAGTCGAGCGGTCGGGGTTGCGCACCACGTTCATGAGCAAGTTGGACGTTGATGAGGAAGTCGCTGACATCCTGATTGACGAAGGTTTCACCGGTATCGAGGAAATCGCTTACGTGCCCATGCAGGAACTGCTGGAAATCGAAGCGTTTGACGAAGACACCATCAATGAATTGCGCGCCCGTGCCCGCAATGCGCTGCTGACTGAGGCAATTGCCCAGGAAGAGCGCCTTGAGACCGCACAGGATTTGCTTGAACTCGAAGGCATGACGCAAGACCTGGCTGCGAAGCTGGCCGAGCGTCAAGTGCATACGCGTGATGATCTGGCCGAATTGGCAACGGACGAACTGGCGGAAATCGCCGGCTTGACCGAGCAGGAAGCCAGCGACCTCATCATGCGTGCCCGTGCCCATTGGTTCGACGAAGAATAA